Below is a window of Mycobacterium dioxanotrophicus DNA.
GAACCAAGTGACATGCGCCGAGGGCGCTGCGTTGATGAAGCTGTCGCTAAAGAAGCCCCAGGAGGGTAGGAGGTGGGCGACTGTAAATCCGAAGGCGCTGACAAAGCCGATGGTGACGGCCGCGTGAGGCGCCCACCGATTCCCAAGGAACACCAGTGCGACGACGGCCGCCGCCAGCACCATTTACACCATGCCCGCCACCATCACCGCCGGTGGCAAGATGTCCATGCCGGGTCGTAGGTGGTCAGTGGCGTGCAAGGTGACCGCGGCTGCGAATAGCATTGCAGCCCAGCGGAATACCCGGTTTCAGCCGGCGGACTGCTTAGCAGAGTGTTCAGTCATCGATTCACCCAGGTGTGGCTTCTCACACGTTGTGTCCAATCGCGTTCCCGGGAGCTGCGCCGACAGCGGCATTCTCACGCGATGTCCATACCGCGAAGTCTCACTTTTATGTCCACCGCTTCAGACGCGCCGATGCGCGCCACGCGTTCCATGCTCACCCTGGGCGGCCCAGGCTTCATTTAGCCCCGTGACGCCGGATTGACAGCCGGATACGCCGAAGGCTGCGTTCGCCGAGTTGTTTAGCCCCATGGGTTCACCAGTTCCACACCGGTTCCTTCGAAGTGGCGGACGTTGCGGGTAGCCACGGTCGCGTGCCGCGACGCGACAATGCCAGCGATCTGCACATCACGGATCTCCACGACACGCCCTTGCCGCTGGCGGGCCGCAGCGATAGTGCCAGCTGCCTGCGCTGCCGACTGATCGAAAGCCTGCACGCGTCCCTCGAGGTCGTAGGCCAACAGATCGGAGAACATTTCATCGAGCTGACTGCGACGCCGGCCTTGAGCCAGCAGGTCGATGCCCGTGCGAATCTCGAACACTGTGATCGAGGTCGTCCACATTGACTCCGCTGGTTGCTGGTCCAACCACTGCACCACAGCTGGATCCGGCACCGTCTTCATTAACGCCGACAGCACGTTGGTGTCCAGCACGATCACGCGTCGAACTCCGCGGGCTGAACAGCCTGCCCCCGCAACTCCGGGATCTCCTCATCAAGTCCAGCTCCGGCGAACCGCGAGGCGATGCGCGAACCCAGCCGACCAAGAGGCTCGTCGACGCTACGCACCGCATTGCGCAGGATCTCGCGCACCTCCTCTTCGGTGCTGCGCCCATGTTGACGCGCCAATCGCTGCAGCTTGGTCTTGGTGTCGTCGTCGAGCTGACGGATGAGAATCTGCGCCATGCAAACAATGCTATCATGATATCGTCCATTTCACCTGAGATGTCGCGAACGGCGCGAAGAACACCGGATCATCGAGCAGCTCATCAACTCGACCCAATTCCACCGGCAACGCCAACAACTCCAGCGGCAGGATCGCATCCCCCAGCGTCGGCTGATCATTTGCAGTACGAAACACAATGTCCTCGAATCCTTCTCGGCAAGGATTTCAAGGACATTATCCCAGCTCAAAGCTCATCCGAGCCCGAAAGCACGCCCGACTTTTTCAGGTCGAAGTAGCTGATAGGCCATGAGTAGTCACTGGGCGGATCCTCGTAGGAGGTCCGGTTCGGAGGAGGCTGCTCATGTCGGTGTTAGAGGTCGCGCTTGATCCGTCCACGGTGATCGTCGCTGTGGATCCTGGTAAGGCGTTCAATCGGGTGTGGATCAGTAACGGGTCCGGTCTGCTCGCTGATCCGATGTCGTTATCGGTCTCGCGAGAAGGCATTGCGCAGCTTGAGCTGGCGCTGAACAAGCACGGTCCAGATGACCCCGTGATCGCGATCGAGGCGACCGGCAGTCTGCATCGGCCGTGGGTCGCTGAACTGGAACGGCGCCATCCTGGTTCAGTGCGGCTCTTCGCGCCGTCGGAGACGAAGTCTGCTCGCACACAACTGGGCTCGGGCAGGTTCAAGACCGATGATCGCGACTGCGCGGCGTTGACGTACATGGCCCGCCAGGGCGGCGGTCGACGCTATGGCCAGGAGTCACCGGTGGAGGGGTTACGTGCCGCGGTGCGACATCGTCGGGGTTTGGTAGCTGACCGCAAGGTCGCTCAGCAGCGACTGCACGATCAGCTAAATGTCCTATGCCCTGGATTGTCAGCGCCGGCGGGCCATGGGCGATCCCTACCGGTGGAAACGCCGACGGGTCTGGCGGTACTCGCCTGTGCCGCTGCGTTTGCAGGACGGCCACCGCAATTGCGGTCACTAATGTGCCGGGCGCCGGGACGGCTCACGACCAGCACCGCTCAGTACTGGCTGCAGCGGTGGCGCGGATGTCTGCCTCCGCCGGATGATGCTGATCAACGTGCCCACAGGCTGGCTCGTGATCTGGACCGATACCGCCGACTCCGGACAGACATCGATGCCCTCGAGGTTGAAGTCGTGGCGTTACTCGCCGAGACCGACGGCCAGATCCTGACCACCCTTCCCGGCGTCGCCTCCGTTCGTGCCGCGGCTTTCGCCGTGATGGCGCTAAGTGAAAGTGCTCAGTCTCGCTAATTGAAAGTGCCCAGTTGGCAGCGGTGGTTCGGCGTGTCGTCGGACTGCTTGTCGGGGTTCTGCTCATCGTCAGCGGAGTTGTGTTTCCGCTGATGAATGGGAGGGCCGTCGTTTGCTGTCGCTGGAGGGTGATGTGGAAGCGCATGCGCTTCGGGAGCAGGGTTGGTCGATATCGGCGATCGCTCGCCATCTCGGGATCAATCGCCGAACCGTTCGGGCCTATCTGGCTGGGGAACGAGTACCCGGGCAACGCCAACGCTCTGAACCGCTGGTGATCGATCCGTTCGTCGAGTACTGCCGGATCCGCCTGGCTGACGATCCGCACCTGTGGCCTCAACCCTGTTCGACGAACTCGTCGAGCTAGGTTTTACCGGCTCGTATCCGTCGCTGACCCTGGCAATCCGAAACCTGGGCTGCGACCGCATTGCGAGCCGTGTCAGTCGGTCAAGGGCCGCGACGTCGCGGTCATCGATCATCCGCCCGGGGTCGAGACTCAGTGGGACTGGGTCGAGCTGCCCGATCCACCAGCATCGTGGGCGGCTGACCGGCATGCCCACCTGCTGGTCGGGCGTTGGCCCATTCGAGCCGCTGGCGCGGGCGCTGGCCCCGGCCGAGGACTTCGCGCACGTCGTGGAAGCGATCGAGGCGGTCAGCATCCGGTTGGGTGGGGTCACCCAGCGGTGGCGGTTCGACCGGATGGCCACGGTATGTCATCCCGAATCGGGCCGGATCACCGCGGCGTTCGCCGGGGTGGCCAAACACTACGCTGTCGCCGTCGATGTGTGCCCGCCACGACGGGGCAACCGCAAGGGTGTGGTGGAGAAGTCCAATCACGCTGCCGCCCAACGCTGGTGGCGCACCGTCACCGACGACACCACGATCGAGCAAGCCCAGGCGTCGCTGGACCGGCTGTGCGTGAAGCTCGACGGGCGCCGCCGGCGCCGCGACGGGCAGGCCACCACCGTCGGCGCCCTGGCCGATGCCGAACCACTACGGTCACTGCCGACGGGTTCGTATCCGGCCGAGTTGACCGAACACCGCATCGTCACTCCACAAGCGTTGGTGTCCTGGCGGGGCAATCAGTACTCGGTGCCGCCGGGGCTGGCCGGGGCCACGGTGACCGTCACCCACCGCCTGGGCTCTGACACCGTGCAATTGACCACGGCATCGGGAGCCGTTGTTGCCGCGCACCGCCGCGCGGTCGACGGCAGCGGCGCGGTGGTGCGCGATGCCGGTCACGTCGTCGCGCTCGAACAGGCAGTGCTATCGGGGTTCTCGACGGCCAGGCCTTGCACTCATAAGACCCGGCGACCGCCCTCGGTGGCCGCCGTTGCCGAGGCCGCGCGGCTGCGTGGTGCCCCGGCGAACGATCCCGCCCAGAAGGTAGTGATCGATCTGGCCGTCTATGCGGCGACCGCAGCACGGCTATCCGTTGTTCCCCAACACCATCCAACCGAACAGAACCAGGAGTAACCCCCTTGAGCAAAACCGTCCCACAGATGAGCGAAGCCCGCCGATACCAACAACTCCGGGCACATCTGTCCTATCTGAAACTCGGCGACGCAGCCGAAGCGCTACCCGCATCCTCGATGCCGCCGCGCCGAAAACCTGTCCCTGACCGCCGCTTTGGAGCGGCTGTTGGAGATCGAGGTCAACGCCACCGAAGCCCGCCGGCTGACCTCACGGTTGCGGTTCGCCTGTCTGCCCGAACCCTGGACCATGGCCGATTTCGATTTCGCCGCCCAGCCCGGGGTCGACGCCAAACTGATCAACGACCTGGCCAGTCTGCGCTTCCTCGACGACGCGGCCAACGTGCTGTTCGTCGGCCCACCCGGGGTCGGCAAGACCATGCTGGCCGTCGCGTTGGCCCGCGGCGCGGTCGAGGCCGGCCACCGGGTGTATTTCACCACCGCCGCCGACCTGGCGGCCCGCTGCCACAAAGCCGCCCTGGAAGGCCGCTGGCACACCTGCATGCGGTTCTTCGCCGGACCGAAACTGTTGGTGATTGACGAACTTGGCTACCTTCCGCTGCCCGGCGATGGGCATCCGCGTTGTTCCAGGTGATCAACCAACGGTATCTGAAGTCGAGTACGATTCTGACAACCAATGTTGGGATCGCTGACTGGGCAACCGCTTTCGGAGACGCCACCGTCGCAGCCGCCATGTTGGACAGGCTACTGCACCGCGCCACCGTGGTCGGTATCGACGGACCCAGCTACCGGCTGCGCAACCACCAAGCCACCGCCGAAACGATGCGTAAGGCGGTCGCCGCCCATGTCAGCTGAGACCCGTTCCTGCCAAGCCTGCTGGACCGAATTCACCGCCACCACACCGACCAAGATCTACTGCTCAGACCGCTGCCGCAAACACGCCTGGGAGCAACGCAAACACAGCGACACCGCCGCCACCGTCACCGAGGCCCGGCCACCCGCCCCACAGCCGGCCGCCACCCGTTCCTGCCCGCATTGCGGCGAACCCATCACCATCGTCGCTTTGCTGACCACTCCAGAAGCTGCCCGCCCCAGCACCCCCGGCGACGGCACAATCGTTCCCCTGCAACGACGAACCTGCTAACCTTAGCCACTCAAGCCAACTGGGCAATTTCGCTTAGCATCTCTGGGCAGTCTTCTTTAGCGCCATCAGCCGCGCACAGTCTTCCGATCGAACGCTTCCCCGATGCTGAACATCTCTACTCGGCAACAGGTTTGGCGCCGGCTCTTTATCAGTCAGCGACCCTGAACCGTCGAGGGCGGATCTCTCGACAGGGTCTGGCTGAGCACCGCGATGCACTGATGGGGATCGCCTGGGGGTTGGCGCAAAACTCACCGTCGTTCGCTGAACGCGACGCCCAACTGCGAGCCCGTGGCATGGCACCGATCCAGGCCCGTGTCGCGCTGGCCCGCCACGCATGCCGGCTGGCATACCGACTGCTCCGAACCCAACAACCCTTCGATGAACAGCGCTATCGTCAAGGAAGGCTCAGCGGCGAACGGTGACGGCCACGGTAGCTATGCCGCACGACGGCGCAACCTAGCTTGCCGCCCGCTCGCCCTGGGCCGCCAACCACGGCGCACACGAAAGCCTGCCGCTCACGGCGACTAATCAGCCTGCCGGAACACGACGGCCCACCGACCAACAACGACGCTCTGTTCATCGCGCCAAAAGCCGAGTACCCCGCCCGGCCGATCAACCACGCCCCACCTCAACCTTGACTGCCAGCGCGAAAGCTAGAACCCGGCCAGAACGGTTTCGCTCACGGACGCCAGCAAGTGTAGTGAACCGGTGACGACGACTAGCCCATGCCGAGCCGCTCGCATCGCGTACTTCGTGGCGGCGTGCACATCCTCGATGGAGACGATCTGCAGGTTCATGTCACGCGCAGGCTGTGTCCAGGCGTTCGCCTCGACTGCCCGTCGCGAGCGGAGTTGAGTGGCGACGATCAGATCGAAATTCGGCGCGTCGATGTTCGACAGGAATGATCGGGGATCTCTGGAGCCGGACATAGCGCAGAGCAGTATTCGCGGGTTCGCATGCAGGAACTGTTCGTTTACCATGCGGCCCAGCGCGGTGGCTGCCGCCGGATTGTGAGCACCATCGAGCAGAACCTGCGGATCGGATTCCCGGATGATCTCTGCGCGTCCGGCAAGCACTGTGGACCACAGAGCCTTTCGAGTCATCTCGATGTCGAGCGACCTGCCCAGATGGGCCTCGGTGGCCATGACCGCCAGCGCCGCATTCGTGCACTGATGCTCGCCCTTGAGCTGCACCACGAGCGACTCGTAACTACAGCTGGGGGTCACGATTCTCACAGAAAAGCCCGCCGCGGTCCGAGCCCGAGCCATCGTGAACTCGCGGCCGTACCGGTACATCCGTTTCGGACCACGATCAGCGAACACCGTTTCGAGTCCGTCCGTCATCTCGCCCGCCACGAGTGTGGACTCCGGGCCGACGATGCCCGCCTTCTCGCGTGCGATGTGCATCCTGGTCGGTCCGGCATAGTCGAGGTGGTCCAGTTCGACGTTCGTGACCACAGCCACCTCACTGCGCACCACATTCGTTGCGTCCCAACGACCCAACATGCCAACCTCGATCACAGCGACATCCACCTTGGCCTGCGCGAAAACCAGCAGCCCAGTCGCGGTCACCGCTTCGAACCAGGTGGGCACCACTCCCGCACGCAGAGCTGCCTGCGCGACGCGGGAAAGTGCACCGTCGAAGACTTTGTTCGTTACCGGAGCCCCATCGATTCGCACCCGTTCGGTGATACAGGACAGGTGCGGGCTGGTGAACGTCCCCACCTCCAGACCGTGGACGCCCAGCAATTGGGTTACTAACGCCGCGACAGACCCTTTGCCATTGGTGCCGGTGATGTGGACGGCCGGGTAACGCTCGTTGGGACGGCCCAATGCGTCGACGAGTTTCTCCATCCGATCCAGGCCGGGAGCTGAAATGGTGCCCGTGGTCTCATGACCCGGCAGGTTCGCCAGGTAGTCACGAGGCGATGCGAGGACCGTCACGATGCTGCCTGGGTGCGGCCCCCGGTGGTTGTCCGATCGACGATCGAACTTGCCTTGACCATGCACTCGTCCCACTCTCCGGCAGGCCGGGAGTCAGAAGTGATACCCCCACCGACGCCGAGTGAGCACGCACCCGCTCCGCTGATCTCGACGGTTCTGATGGCCACGTTGAGGTCGAGACCGGCGATCGGAGAGCATATTCCTACTGCGCCGCAATAGATTCCGCGCTTGTGGGGCTCCCAGGCCGCGGTGAGTTGTTGCGCCCTGCGCTTCGGTGTACCGGTGACCGATGCCGGCGGGAATGCTGCAGCAATCAGGGCGGCATTGGTTACCGCAGGGTCGATCGACGCCCTGACTGTCGACACCAGATGCCACACCGCGGGTGCCTCAA
It encodes the following:
- a CDS encoding FitA-like ribbon-helix-helix domain-containing protein translates to MAQILIRQLDDDTKTKLQRLARQHGRSTEEEVREILRNAVRSVDEPLGRLGSRIASRFAGAGLDEEIPELRGQAVQPAEFDA
- a CDS encoding type II toxin-antitoxin system VapC family toxin — encoded protein: MIVLDTNVLSALMKTVPDPAVVQWLDQQPAESMWTTSITVFEIRTGIDLLAQGRRRSQLDEMFSDLLAYDLEGRVQAFDQSAAQAAGTIAAARQRQGRVVEIRDVQIAGIVASRHATVATRNVRHFEGTGVELVNPWG
- a CDS encoding IS110 family transposase; translated protein: MSVLEVALDPSTVIVAVDPGKAFNRVWISNGSGLLADPMSLSVSREGIAQLELALNKHGPDDPVIAIEATGSLHRPWVAELERRHPGSVRLFAPSETKSARTQLGSGRFKTDDRDCAALTYMARQGGGRRYGQESPVEGLRAAVRHRRGLVADRKVAQQRLHDQLNVLCPGLSAPAGHGRSLPVETPTGLAVLACAAAFAGRPPQLRSLMCRAPGRLTTSTAQYWLQRWRGCLPPPDDADQRAHRLARDLDRYRRLRTDIDALEVEVVALLAETDGQILTTLPGVASVRAAAFAVMALSESAQSR
- a CDS encoding bifunctional folylpolyglutamate synthase/dihydrofolate synthase; this encodes MTVLASPRDYLANLPGHETTGTISAPGLDRMEKLVDALGRPNERYPAVHITGTNGKGSVAALVTQLLGVHGLEVGTFTSPHLSCITERVRIDGAPVTNKVFDGALSRVAQAALRAGVVPTWFEAVTATGLLVFAQAKVDVAVIEVGMLGRWDATNVVRSEVAVVTNVELDHLDYAGPTRMHIAREKAGIVGPESTLVAGEMTDGLETVFADRGPKRMYRYGREFTMARARTAAGFSVRIVTPSCSYESLVVQLKGEHQCTNAALAVMATEAHLGRSLDIEMTRKALWSTVLAGRAEIIRESDPQVLLDGAHNPAAATALGRMVNEQFLHANPRILLCAMSGSRDPRSFLSNIDAPNFDLIVATQLRSRRAVEANAWTQPARDMNLQIVSIEDVHAATKYAMRAARHGLVVVTGSLHLLASVSETVLAGF
- a CDS encoding transposase; this translates as MRRTHHHRRFADHSRSCPPQHPRRRHNRSPATTNLLTLATQANWAISLSISGQSSLAPSAAHSLPIERFPDAEHLYSATGLAPALYQSATLNRRGRISRQGLAEHRDALMGIAWGLAQNSPSFAERDAQLRARGMAPIQARVALARHACRLAYRLLRTQQPFDEQRYRQGRLSGER